The Paenibacillus dendritiformis region CAGACGCTGACAGACCCGTGCGGCAGGCGAATCCTCATCGGCTGGATGCCGATGGACGGAGCTGGGCTGGGCAAGCAATGGGCGGGCTGCATGACCATTCCGCGGGAGTTGACCTTACAGTCGGACACGAACCGTCTGCTCATCCGGCCGGCAGCAGAGATGAAGCTGCTGCGGAGCGCTCCTCGATCGGCCGGGCCGTTCGCGGTTAGGGATCGGGAGTTCCATACGATCCCTGGCATCGCCGGCGAATGCGTCGAACTGCTCGTCGAGTATGATCTGGCAGCGACGGATGCCACGGAATTCGGTATGCATGTGCGCGCTTCCGCAGACGGAGCGGAGAAGACGGTCATCGCCTATCATGCGCAGACCGGGCAGGTGGTCTTCGAGCGGACCGATGCCGGGGAAGGGGTTGCAGGAATGAAGGCGTGTGCTATCGCCAGCGGCGGCAGTCCCGACATATTGACGCTGCACTTGTTCTTGGACCGGTCTACGCTGGAGCTGTTCATTAATGACGGAGAATATGTGATGAGCGGCTATATATTTCCGGCTGCGGCGAGCCGCGGAATTGAATTTTTTGCGGCAGGCGGGACCGCGGCGGTGCGCCGGGTTCAGTGCTGGGATATGGATGCGGCCGTGGAGTAGGTATTTTTTCAATAGAAGAGTATTCAATAGAAGAATACGCAAGGAAGAGAAGCCCGCAGCGCTTACGGCGAGAGATAGCGGGCTTTTTGTTGTTTCGTTCGGGCTAAAATGGGTCTATAGAACGATGTGAAGTCGTTAAAAGTATTCCGATAACATCTTATGTAAAAATAAGGTTATACAGAGAGAAGTTCTTATTAAAATAAATATGAGGGGTTTTGGAAACGATTTATGCCGATTTGATGCGAATTCAGGCCTGCATTCATCTGATCCAATCGGAAAATGCAGAAGAGCAGCCAGAGCAATGTTACTGGAAGCCATGGACTGCCGGAGACCAAATACTGTACCAAGGCAGCGGGAAGCACGAACAGATGCTGGAAGGCGAAGATGCAGGAAAGAACGGGTCTGTTGTCAGAGCTATATTCCATGGAGAGGTGCAGTGAATATGAACATGAATCATCCATTTCTGAATTCTGGTTCTTATTCATAATGCCGGGGAAGCCGGGGGATTATTTCTTCCTGGTCTTTACTAATTTTTACAAAATAAGAATCAATTCCATTGTAGTTTCATAATATTCAGGGTGGCATGCCGAACGCTTAACTGCAGTTAAGATTCACATTGCATCATTTGTCTCGCAATAACCTTATTTTTTAGGAGGTCTTCTGGTATGACTAATGCTAAACCAGCCAAAAAAATGACAAAAATATTGGTCGTTCTGCTCTCATTTTCTTTTCTTGTTTCCTTTTTCGGAATAAATGCTCTGCTACCAACTAAGGCGTATGCCGCAAACTCTCACGATGAAAATTTCTCACCGGAGACGCTTAAGTTCCTTCGTACCAATACGGGGCTCGATGGCGAGCAGTGGGACAATATTATGAAACTCATCAACAAACCTGAGCAGGACTCGCTCGACTGGACCAAGTACTATGGTTACTGCGAGGACATTGGCGATGACCGCGGCTATACTATCGGCATATTCGGAGCCACTACAGGGGGATCCAACGACAAACATCCGGATGGCCCGACTCTGTTCAAGGAATTTGACGCTGCCAGCGGAGCGGCCAATCCTTCCGTCGAAGGCGGTCTGGCACGCATAGGCGTTAACGGGTCGATGAAAGGTTCGATTTTAAAAATAAAGGATAGCGAAAAAGTGTTTTGCGGCAAAATCAAAAAGTTGCAGAACAATGACACATGGAGAGAGGCAATCTGGCAAACTTTCTACAAAGTTTACATCAAATACAGCGTCCAGCAAGCGCGTCAACGCGGCTTCAATTCCGCTCTGACCATCGGCTCCTTTGTCGATACGGCATTGAATCAGGGCGCTACCGGTGATTCCGGAACGCTCCAGGGTATTCTGTCCCGCTCAGGCAAAAGTACCGACGAGAAGACATTTATGAAGAAATTTTATGCCGAGCGCACATTAGTCGTAGATACCAATGACTACAATCAGCCGCCCAACGGCAAGAACCGCGTGAAGCAATGGAGCCAACTTTGGGATATGGGGAAGGCGGATCTCAAGAACGCCGACGACGCGATTGTCAAAGTCACCAGTTGGAAAATGAAGTGAGTCATGGTTCCCGCGTCGGCATAGCGTCGGACGCGGGATTTTGCTGTGTTTCAAATGGTCAATACCGCAACTGAACGATACGTGCCAGCTTAACCGGATGTACACAGAATGCGGCAGCCAACTACATATCCTTATTCATTCCCTGCCATCTTTTCTCTGATAATTGCTAAAAAGTACGATGGAACTATTTGCGGACATCCAAAATATTCCGATGACATCAGTGTTGGATATAAATATGAATCTGGAAAGGAAACGCCCCCTTCGCGGCATTGGCATGGCTCTGTCTCGGCGAAGATTGTGCAGGTGACACAGATGAGAAAAATAATTTATTTCCTTATTGCTGGTATCGTGTTAATTGCAGCGATTGTCATCTTCACTCCCAATCCCAAGCTCGGGGATCTTGATCGTCGATAAGGCGGAAGCGAACGCGACAATTACAGCGATGTCCGTGCGAAGTGATGGCATGGTCACCAATGATTTAATCGATGGCGTCTTCCGGCTCCCGGAGAATTATGGGAATTATGATTGACTTAAATTTTATTGTTGATTTTACGTCAAAAGCAAACCGCCTTCCTGAAAAGGCGGTTAAACTTTCTGCTAAACGCTTGAATTCAGTCTTTCTTATTTGAATATTAACGGTAACCCGAAGCATTCGCTGGTTTGCCCGCATCTTGCACTTCTACGAGATACCTCCAGCAGTCAGGCTGTGAGCCGTCAAGATCATAAAAACCATACTCTTGTGCGAGCTGTCCGCTTGACACAGACTGACCGTTCCATCGGGCTGCTTCCGGATCTCCAGCCAGCGCGGCAACGGCACGCCCTACAAAACGGGGCGATTCCGAGATAATGAAATGAGGTTCCTTCACCGTGGCGTCACGCCAGTTTTCTTCTGTCACACCATAGTGATCAAGCATGATTTCAGAACGCATCCAACCCGGAGTGACTGCTACTGCGGTGCATTTATAGGGTGAAAGCTCATGGGCTAAAGACTGAGCCATACGAATGACCGACGTTTTGGCCAGATCGTAGAACAGGGATAAACGGTAGTTTTTCTCGTTGTATTCTGCCGTGCCATCCGTTACCTCAATAACCAGCCCATTCTTATTGCGGATTAACAAAGGCAGTGCAAAGTGGCTTGTAATCATATGCGTGTCAACCGCAAGCCGGAGCATGCGAAGCCCACGTTCCAGGGAGTGCTCCCACACGGGCACATTCCACTGCGTCAGATATTCTCCACCCCACACATCGTTGACCAAAATGTCCAGTCTCCCCTGTTCATCCTCAATGCGAGCGATTAGTGCCCGAACCTGATCGGGATCCAGATGATCCACTTGAACCGCAATTCCTCGGCCCCCCGCCTTACTTACCAGTTCCGCGGTTTCTTCGATCGTTTCAGGTCGATTGTACTCAGATCGTTGTGTTCGTGTCGTTCGTCCTGTCACGTAAACTGTAGCCCCAGCCGCTCCTAATTCGATAGCTATTCCTCTACCAGCGCCGCGTGTTGCCCCTGCCACCAAAGCCACTTTTCCATTTAGAGGTTTCATGAACGGGTACTCCTTTCGTTGTTCTACGGTCTATTATAGACCTGAAATATGACAACCTATGTCATATTAAGAACGGCGAAGGAATCTTTTCCATCTTTTCAACTCTGACGTCCGTTAGTTACGCAAGAAAAAGTTATACTGTTGGTCTGATTCGCAGGCATCGCTTTTGGCGAGGGGGAGCGGGCTTCTTGCTGCTCCCTTCGGACTAAAATGGGTCTGTAGAACTATTTTAGAAAGTCCCAATTATTCCGATGACATCCTATGTAAAAAGCAGGGTATGCAGGGGAATGGCGGAAACGAATACTGTGCCCGGAGATGAGGACTGGACGATAGGGCGCACCCTGCACAATATTATCAAAAGACGGAGGTTCTTTCATGCACGCAGGTTTTTGGAAACGATTTTTTGCCAACTTTATTGATGGCTTCATTATTTTTTTTGTTGCTCGTGTTACGGCAATGCTTTTTGGGCTTCTCATCGCAACGTTAATGTTTGAGACGGCTTTCATTCAATTTTTTTTTGTTAGGTTTGAATACAGAACGGCGGAAA contains the following coding sequences:
- a CDS encoding chitosanase encodes the protein MTNAKPAKKMTKILVVLLSFSFLVSFFGINALLPTKAYAANSHDENFSPETLKFLRTNTGLDGEQWDNIMKLINKPEQDSLDWTKYYGYCEDIGDDRGYTIGIFGATTGGSNDKHPDGPTLFKEFDAASGAANPSVEGGLARIGVNGSMKGSILKIKDSEKVFCGKIKKLQNNDTWREAIWQTFYKVYIKYSVQQARQRGFNSALTIGSFVDTALNQGATGDSGTLQGILSRSGKSTDEKTFMKKFYAERTLVVDTNDYNQPPNGKNRVKQWSQLWDMGKADLKNADDAIVKVTSWKMK
- a CDS encoding SDR family oxidoreductase: MKPLNGKVALVAGATRGAGRGIAIELGAAGATVYVTGRTTRTQRSEYNRPETIEETAELVSKAGGRGIAVQVDHLDPDQVRALIARIEDEQGRLDILVNDVWGGEYLTQWNVPVWEHSLERGLRMLRLAVDTHMITSHFALPLLIRNKNGLVIEVTDGTAEYNEKNYRLSLFYDLAKTSVIRMAQSLAHELSPYKCTAVAVTPGWMRSEIMLDHYGVTEENWRDATVKEPHFIISESPRFVGRAVAALAGDPEAARWNGQSVSSGQLAQEYGFYDLDGSQPDCWRYLVEVQDAGKPANASGYR